From one Xiphophorus hellerii strain 12219 chromosome 18, Xiphophorus_hellerii-4.1, whole genome shotgun sequence genomic stretch:
- the atf5b gene encoding uncharacterized protein atf5b isoform X2, with amino-acid sequence MQTMLFNHFQMIGDGLSDWMTEKVDLSSFVSTTESSPSSSLPPSPLEQDVKVPSDLEVMTSLLQEELAQLEDYFRSESTSTTNKLEKSSKCDKVSQAMGSQSYYQLPYGSYGTSQSETSPVVVTLATGELDLASFCGGPISRTKIARPAPYSYHHRYHHNNGRRILGESVKVGDEVGLETWGSRGCYSGSTEFSVNHYSTLKTVSKNSIGSVKKVRECALSLKEEESYCFSEGMFCSEEIARGFCLGGSYDGHHKREGQLMHNVKVNVSYDSAGLEVLHCSKDGGLSGSLPQETMVAGDSYFHQSMASTDPYHSFIGDLDQPAQAQAVEPQHSHYLYPECLADQSYECLSRGEGEGPLLGAPIHRPTQRLKDEPCSMKPALVMGAGSLETNNGERKQKKRDQNKTAAHRYRLRKRAELDSLEEELHGLEGQNRELRDKAESVEREIQYVKDLLIEVYKARSQRLKQDGSA; translated from the exons ATGCAGACGATGCTGTTCAATCATTTTCAGATGATCG GTGATGGTCTCTCTGATTGGATGACAGAGAAAGTTGATTTGTCTTCATTTGTGTCAACGACCGAGTCTTCTCCGAGCTCATCTCTTCCACCCTCGCCGTTAGAACAAGATGTCAAGGTGCCCTCGGATCTGGAGGTTATGACCTCCCTactgcaggaggagctggctcAGCTGGAGGACTACTTCCGCTCCGAGTCCACATCCACCACAAATAAGTTGGAGAAATCCTCAAAATGTGACAAGGTTTCCCAAGCCATGGGCTCCCAGTCTTATTATCAGTTACCCTATGGCTCATACGggaccagccaatcagaaaccaGCCCTGTGGTAGTTACCTTGGCAACAGGGGAACTGGACCTGGCCAGCTTCTGTGGCGGTCCCATCAGCAGAACCAAAATTGCACGGCCCGCCCCGTACAGCTACCACCACCGCTACCACCACAACAACGGGCGCAGGATCCTGGGCGAGTCGGTGAAAGTCGGCGACGAAGTGGGTCTGGAAACATGGGGCTCCAGGGGATGTTACTCAGGGAGCACGGAGTTTTCCGTGAACCACTACTCCACACTGAAGACCGTGAGCAAGAACAGCATCGGGAGCGTGAAGAAGGTGAGAGAATGTGCTTTATCGTTGAAGGAGGAGGAAAGTTACTGTTTTTCCGAAGGAATGTTTTGCAGTGAAGAGATTGCCAGAGGTTTCTGCTTGGGTGGCTCGTACGATGGCCACCACAAGCGAGAAGGACAGCTGATGCACAACGTGAAGGTCAATGTAAGTTACGACAGCGCGGGGCTTGAGGTCTTGCACTGCAGCAAGGATGGCGGACTCTCTGGAAGTCTTCCCCAAGAGACAATGGTGGCCGGCGACAGCTACTTCCATCAGTCCATGGCCAGCACGGATCCGTACCATAGCTTTATAGGAGACCTAGACCAGCCGGCTCAGGCACAGGCTGTGGAGCCCCAACACAGCCACTACCTCTATCCAGAATGCCTTGCGGACCAAAGCTACGAATGTCTGTCTAGAGGGGAAGGCGAGGGGCCACTGCTGGGTGCCCCCATACATCGCCCCACCCAGAGGTTAAAGGACGAGCCCTGTTCTATGAAGCCAGCCCTGGTGATGGGAGCAGGTTCCCTGGAGACCAACAATGGAGAGAGAAAGCAAAAGAAGAGAGACCAGAACAAAACCGCTGCTCACAG GTACAGGCTGCGTAAGAGGGCGGAGCTGGACTctctggaggaggagctgcacgGCCTCGAGGGACAGAACCGGGAGCTACGTGACAAGGCGGAGTCGGTGGAGCGAGAAATCCAGTACGTCAAAGATTTACTGATCGAGGTGTACAAAGCTCGCAGTCAGCGGCTCAAACAGGATGGCAGTGCCTGA
- the LOC116707987 gene encoding uncharacterized protein LOC116707987 gives MKGPYNRTAPGVGLGPPLEGPPAVPGPPGCKRNKGTRCSVSGGEQVYLGVRVRMPVRDLLKNIRVPKDMDPDDFNERGSKKGSGNRKRARTRARNKVTRAQQPVKSLEELAIIIEVLEEDLRSGCTPRSPPTDSTTYPELSPTDVNSGDEYDEIIPSPESYMAYSPSASEHDVAWTRPDCMFLSLQPAGVTDTQSYGDREAGWFEPKNNWDLNTSAFFWTQLQKEESWLKKTSDAELLTTDEHGRTLLHKVVCLGKRAQAYAIARRMSAVNSLDLKDSHGMTALLYAAKHNQHLMVADLIRLGANVNETNNLGKSCLHLSAENGYIRVLEVLKQGMMDGLHIDVEATDNSGMSVLQCAAVALKASMSEVDSSKSLSHSRLHTLRQEHMMETLKCVLQMDSFLHAAASWSATDPEYTVQSWLSSQHVCPAGHFETPTVMF, from the exons ATGAAAGGACCGTACAACAGGACGGCTCCAGGAGTCGGGCTGGGCCCTCCGCTGGAGGGGCCGCCCGCCGTGCCGGGCCCGCCTGGCTGCAAACGGAACAAAG GCACAAGATGTTCAGTCTCCGGCGGTGAGCAGGTCTACCTCGGAGTTCGTGTCAGAATGCCGGTTAGGGATCTGCTGAAAAACATCCGAGTGCCCAAAGACATGGACCCCGATGACTTTAAC GAAAGAGGCTCGAAAAAAGGCTCCG GAAATAGGAAACGTGCCAGAACTCGCGCAAGAAACAAAGTTACCAGG GCACAACAACCTGTGAAAAGCCTGGAGGAACTGGCAATCATCATCGAGGTGTTGGAAGAGGACCTGAGATCTGGCTGCACTCCTCGCTCCCCTCCTACTGACTCCACTACCTATCCTGAACTGTCTCCAACTG ATGTAAATTCCGGTGACGAATACGATGAAATCATTCCCAGCCCAGAATCCTACATGGCCTACTCTCCCAGCGCCTCGGAACACGACGTGGCCTGGACCCGACCTGACTGCATGTTCCTCAGCCTCCAGCCCGCCGGTGTCACTGATACGCAGAGCTACGGTGACAGAGAGGCGGGCTGGTTCGAGCCAAAGAACAACTGGGATCTGAACACTTCTGCCTTCTTCTGGACACAGCTGCAGAAAGAGGAGAGCTGGCTGAAGAAGACCTCTGATGCTGAGCTGCTGACCACCGATGAGCATGGCAGGAC ACTTCTGCATAAAGTGGTGTGTCTGGGAAAGAGAGCACAGGCGTATGCCATCGCCAGAAGAATGTCTGCTGTCAACAGCCTGGACCTGAAAGACTCTCATGGAATG ACTGCCCTCCTCTATGCGGCAAAACACAACCAGCACCTGATGGTGGCGGATTTGATCCGACTGGGGGCAAACGTGAACGAGACCAACAACCTGGGAAAGTCCTGCCTGCACCTGAGTGCAGAGAATGGCTACATCAGAGTGTTAGAG GTTTTAAAACAAGGAATGATGGACGGGCTGCATATTGATGTGGAAGCCACTGATAACTCTG GGATGAGTGTCCTCCAGTGTGCCGCTGTGGCTCTGAAGGCCAGCATGAGTGAGGTGGACAGCAGCAAGTCTCTGAGTCACAGCAGACTTCACACTCTGCGCCAGGAGCACATGATGGAGACACTGAAGTGTGTCCTGCAGATGGACAGCTTCCTGCATGCTGCTGCCAGCTGGTCTGCTACAG aTCCAGAGTACACTGTACAAAGCTGGCTGAGCAGCCAGCATGTTTGCCCTGCAGGGCATTTTGAAACCCCGACAGTAATGTTCTGA
- the atf5b gene encoding uncharacterized protein atf5b isoform X1 codes for MAASILRKKITPISTGEHGSPPLPQANHSQSRLRSGAEPAERQRLIGDGLSDWMTEKVDLSSFVSTTESSPSSSLPPSPLEQDVKVPSDLEVMTSLLQEELAQLEDYFRSESTSTTNKLEKSSKCDKVSQAMGSQSYYQLPYGSYGTSQSETSPVVVTLATGELDLASFCGGPISRTKIARPAPYSYHHRYHHNNGRRILGESVKVGDEVGLETWGSRGCYSGSTEFSVNHYSTLKTVSKNSIGSVKKVRECALSLKEEESYCFSEGMFCSEEIARGFCLGGSYDGHHKREGQLMHNVKVNVSYDSAGLEVLHCSKDGGLSGSLPQETMVAGDSYFHQSMASTDPYHSFIGDLDQPAQAQAVEPQHSHYLYPECLADQSYECLSRGEGEGPLLGAPIHRPTQRLKDEPCSMKPALVMGAGSLETNNGERKQKKRDQNKTAAHRYRLRKRAELDSLEEELHGLEGQNRELRDKAESVEREIQYVKDLLIEVYKARSQRLKQDGSA; via the exons ATGGCGGCATCGATCCTTCGCAAGAAAATTACCCCCATTTCCACAGGCGAGCACGGCTCTCCCCCTCTCCCACAGGCTAACCATAGCCAATCACGGCTTAGGTCGGGGGCGGAGCCAGCGGAGAGGCAGCGCTTAATTG GTGATGGTCTCTCTGATTGGATGACAGAGAAAGTTGATTTGTCTTCATTTGTGTCAACGACCGAGTCTTCTCCGAGCTCATCTCTTCCACCCTCGCCGTTAGAACAAGATGTCAAGGTGCCCTCGGATCTGGAGGTTATGACCTCCCTactgcaggaggagctggctcAGCTGGAGGACTACTTCCGCTCCGAGTCCACATCCACCACAAATAAGTTGGAGAAATCCTCAAAATGTGACAAGGTTTCCCAAGCCATGGGCTCCCAGTCTTATTATCAGTTACCCTATGGCTCATACGggaccagccaatcagaaaccaGCCCTGTGGTAGTTACCTTGGCAACAGGGGAACTGGACCTGGCCAGCTTCTGTGGCGGTCCCATCAGCAGAACCAAAATTGCACGGCCCGCCCCGTACAGCTACCACCACCGCTACCACCACAACAACGGGCGCAGGATCCTGGGCGAGTCGGTGAAAGTCGGCGACGAAGTGGGTCTGGAAACATGGGGCTCCAGGGGATGTTACTCAGGGAGCACGGAGTTTTCCGTGAACCACTACTCCACACTGAAGACCGTGAGCAAGAACAGCATCGGGAGCGTGAAGAAGGTGAGAGAATGTGCTTTATCGTTGAAGGAGGAGGAAAGTTACTGTTTTTCCGAAGGAATGTTTTGCAGTGAAGAGATTGCCAGAGGTTTCTGCTTGGGTGGCTCGTACGATGGCCACCACAAGCGAGAAGGACAGCTGATGCACAACGTGAAGGTCAATGTAAGTTACGACAGCGCGGGGCTTGAGGTCTTGCACTGCAGCAAGGATGGCGGACTCTCTGGAAGTCTTCCCCAAGAGACAATGGTGGCCGGCGACAGCTACTTCCATCAGTCCATGGCCAGCACGGATCCGTACCATAGCTTTATAGGAGACCTAGACCAGCCGGCTCAGGCACAGGCTGTGGAGCCCCAACACAGCCACTACCTCTATCCAGAATGCCTTGCGGACCAAAGCTACGAATGTCTGTCTAGAGGGGAAGGCGAGGGGCCACTGCTGGGTGCCCCCATACATCGCCCCACCCAGAGGTTAAAGGACGAGCCCTGTTCTATGAAGCCAGCCCTGGTGATGGGAGCAGGTTCCCTGGAGACCAACAATGGAGAGAGAAAGCAAAAGAAGAGAGACCAGAACAAAACCGCTGCTCACAG GTACAGGCTGCGTAAGAGGGCGGAGCTGGACTctctggaggaggagctgcacgGCCTCGAGGGACAGAACCGGGAGCTACGTGACAAGGCGGAGTCGGTGGAGCGAGAAATCCAGTACGTCAAAGATTTACTGATCGAGGTGTACAAAGCTCGCAGTCAGCGGCTCAAACAGGATGGCAGTGCCTGA
- the atf5b gene encoding uncharacterized protein atf5b isoform X3 has product MSYSDGLSDWMTEKVDLSSFVSTTESSPSSSLPPSPLEQDVKVPSDLEVMTSLLQEELAQLEDYFRSESTSTTNKLEKSSKCDKVSQAMGSQSYYQLPYGSYGTSQSETSPVVVTLATGELDLASFCGGPISRTKIARPAPYSYHHRYHHNNGRRILGESVKVGDEVGLETWGSRGCYSGSTEFSVNHYSTLKTVSKNSIGSVKKVRECALSLKEEESYCFSEGMFCSEEIARGFCLGGSYDGHHKREGQLMHNVKVNVSYDSAGLEVLHCSKDGGLSGSLPQETMVAGDSYFHQSMASTDPYHSFIGDLDQPAQAQAVEPQHSHYLYPECLADQSYECLSRGEGEGPLLGAPIHRPTQRLKDEPCSMKPALVMGAGSLETNNGERKQKKRDQNKTAAHRYRLRKRAELDSLEEELHGLEGQNRELRDKAESVEREIQYVKDLLIEVYKARSQRLKQDGSA; this is encoded by the exons ATGTCGTACA GTGATGGTCTCTCTGATTGGATGACAGAGAAAGTTGATTTGTCTTCATTTGTGTCAACGACCGAGTCTTCTCCGAGCTCATCTCTTCCACCCTCGCCGTTAGAACAAGATGTCAAGGTGCCCTCGGATCTGGAGGTTATGACCTCCCTactgcaggaggagctggctcAGCTGGAGGACTACTTCCGCTCCGAGTCCACATCCACCACAAATAAGTTGGAGAAATCCTCAAAATGTGACAAGGTTTCCCAAGCCATGGGCTCCCAGTCTTATTATCAGTTACCCTATGGCTCATACGggaccagccaatcagaaaccaGCCCTGTGGTAGTTACCTTGGCAACAGGGGAACTGGACCTGGCCAGCTTCTGTGGCGGTCCCATCAGCAGAACCAAAATTGCACGGCCCGCCCCGTACAGCTACCACCACCGCTACCACCACAACAACGGGCGCAGGATCCTGGGCGAGTCGGTGAAAGTCGGCGACGAAGTGGGTCTGGAAACATGGGGCTCCAGGGGATGTTACTCAGGGAGCACGGAGTTTTCCGTGAACCACTACTCCACACTGAAGACCGTGAGCAAGAACAGCATCGGGAGCGTGAAGAAGGTGAGAGAATGTGCTTTATCGTTGAAGGAGGAGGAAAGTTACTGTTTTTCCGAAGGAATGTTTTGCAGTGAAGAGATTGCCAGAGGTTTCTGCTTGGGTGGCTCGTACGATGGCCACCACAAGCGAGAAGGACAGCTGATGCACAACGTGAAGGTCAATGTAAGTTACGACAGCGCGGGGCTTGAGGTCTTGCACTGCAGCAAGGATGGCGGACTCTCTGGAAGTCTTCCCCAAGAGACAATGGTGGCCGGCGACAGCTACTTCCATCAGTCCATGGCCAGCACGGATCCGTACCATAGCTTTATAGGAGACCTAGACCAGCCGGCTCAGGCACAGGCTGTGGAGCCCCAACACAGCCACTACCTCTATCCAGAATGCCTTGCGGACCAAAGCTACGAATGTCTGTCTAGAGGGGAAGGCGAGGGGCCACTGCTGGGTGCCCCCATACATCGCCCCACCCAGAGGTTAAAGGACGAGCCCTGTTCTATGAAGCCAGCCCTGGTGATGGGAGCAGGTTCCCTGGAGACCAACAATGGAGAGAGAAAGCAAAAGAAGAGAGACCAGAACAAAACCGCTGCTCACAG GTACAGGCTGCGTAAGAGGGCGGAGCTGGACTctctggaggaggagctgcacgGCCTCGAGGGACAGAACCGGGAGCTACGTGACAAGGCGGAGTCGGTGGAGCGAGAAATCCAGTACGTCAAAGATTTACTGATCGAGGTGTACAAAGCTCGCAGTCAGCGGCTCAAACAGGATGGCAGTGCCTGA